A genomic segment from Epinephelus fuscoguttatus linkage group LG17, E.fuscoguttatus.final_Chr_v1 encodes:
- the LOC125905194 gene encoding zinc finger protein 135-like, translating to MENKQCLDVETKSKMSKAQMLRALVKQRLTAAAEEIFGLFERTIAEYEEELSRSKQENERQRKLLDAVFSPQLQLHRAEGHQLLVVKEEVPPEQEWSSILDQEDPEPPHIKEEQAELWSSQEGEQLQGLEEADIKFTFTPVCVKSEDEGEEIPQSSQFHKRQTDQMETGADGEDCGGPEPARDSDPDTHLQPVSEDDSLDSSETEVTADETRDPQSGLHSLKNNQVPVNDSRSSAGQKPYRCSECGRRFLKKGSLKQHMKNHTGDKPFSCPVCGKRFSVKSRKVTHMRIHSGEKPFSCSVCKKSFAWSENIHAHMRTHTGEKPYSCSICDKSFRQKINLTQHMTHHTGEKLYSCSVCNKRFAWSSQVTRHKCVGRQTHENREAEPPADSLTEQIEREADGLWRTRTSQELSDCLMESKQCLDVETKSKMSKAQMLRALVKQRLTAAAEEIFGLFERTIAEYEEELSRSKRENERQRKLLDAVFSPQLQLHIAEVQQLLVVKEEVSPEQQEWSSSLDQEDPEPPHIKEEQEELWSSQEGEQLQGLEEAGIKFTLTSVPVKNEEDDAQSSQLHQRQIDQMETGADGEDCGGPDPDTHLQLYSSEKTPQHHQQQSEVSDDWKETRELQSGLNFLKNDRRDSCERSFCCSECGKRFNQNSNLKTHMRTHTGEKPFSCPVCGKRFGQKAHMQNHLKCHTGEKPYSCSLCNKCFSRCEHLQLHMRTHTGEKPFNCSICDERFTWLYQFKNHKCGSDSSQLHELWSSQEGEQLQRLKEAEITKFPLTPVSMKSEDSGQKAQSSQLHQRQTEQMETDGEDCGGPEPARNSDADAL from the exons AAGGCCATCAGCTgttggtggttaaagaagaggttccccctgagcaggagtggagctccattctggaccaggaggacccagagcccccacacattaaagaggaacaggcGGAACTCTggagcagtcaggagggagagcagcttcaagggctggaggaggctgaTATCAAGTTCACATTCACTCCTGTTTGTGTGAAGAGTGAAGACGAGGGTGAGGAGATACCTCAGTCTTCACAGTTTCATAAGAGACAAACTGACCAGATGGAAACAGGAGCTGAtggagaggactgtggaggaccagaaccagccagggactcagatccagatacacatttacaaccaGTTAGTGAAGATGATTCTCTGGACTCTTCTGAGACTGAAGTCACTGCTGATGAGACCAGAGACCCTCAGTCAGGTTTACATTCTTTGAAAAACAATCAAGTTCCTGTCAATGATTCAAGAAGTAGCGCTGGTCAGAAACCATATAgatgctctgagtgtgggagaAGATTTCTTAAAAAGGGAAGTCTGAAGCAACACATGAAAAACCACACAGGAGATAAACCTTTCAGCTGCCCAGTTTGTGGTAAAAGATTTTCAGTCAAGTCACGAAAGGTGACACACATGAGAATTCATTCAGGAGAAAAACCTTTCAGCTGCTCTGTCTGTAAGAAGTCATTTGCGTGGAGTGAAaatatacatgcacacatgagaactcatacaggagagaaaccttaCAGCTGCTCCATTTGTGATAAAAGTTTTAGACAAAAGATAAATCTGACCCAGCACATGACGCATCACACAGGGGAGAAACTgtacagctgcagtgtttgtaACAAAAGATTTGCCTGGTCATCTCAGGTCACAAGACATAAATGTGTTGGTCGTCAAACTCATGagaacagagaggcagagccTCCAGCCGACAGCTTAACTGAACAGATAGAAAGAGAAGCTGATGGACTGTGGAGGACCCGAACCAGCCAGGAACTC AGTGACTGTTTGATGGAGAGCAAACAGTGTTTGGATGTGGAGACAAAGTCTAAAATGTCTAAAGCCCAAATGCTGAGAGCGTTGGTGAAGCAGCGACTAACTGCGGCTGCTGAAGAGATATTTGGGCTGTTTGAAAGAACGATAGCAGAGTACGAGGAGGAACTTTCTAGATCAAAACGGGAGAATGAGCGACAACGGAAACTACTGGACGCTGTTTTCAGCCCTCAGCTTCAGTTACACATAGCAG AggtccagcagctgttggtggttaaagaagaggtttcccctgagcagcaggagtggagctccagtctggaccaggaggacccagagcccccacacattaaagaggaacaggaggaactctggagcagtcaggagggagagcagcttcaagggctggaggaggctgGTATCAAGTTCACACTCACTTCTGTCCCTGTGAAGAATGAAGAAGATGATgctcagtcctcacagcttcatcaaagacaAATTGACCAGATGGAAACAGGAGCTGAtggagaggactgtggaggaccagatccagatacacatttacaGCTATATAGCAGTGAGAAGACCCCACAGCATCACCAACAACAATCtgaagtcagtgatgactgGAAGGAGACCAGAGAACTTCAGTCAGGTTTGAACTTTCTGAAAAATGACAGACGGGATTCCTGTGAGAGATCATtttgctgctctgagtgtggtaAACGATTTAACCAAAACTCAAATCTTAAGACACACATGAgaactcacacaggagagaaacctttCAGCTGCCCAGTTTGTGGTAAAAGATTCGGTCAGAAGGCGCACATGCAGAACCATTTGAAATGTCACACGGGAGAAAAACCCTACAGCTGCTCACTctgtaataaatgtttttcaCGGTGTGAACATTTACAGTTACACATGAGAACCCACACAGGGGAGAAACCATTCAACTGCAGCATTTGTGATGAAAGATTCACATGGCTTTATCAGTTCAAAAATCACAAGTGTGGCAGTGACTCATCTCAGCTTCATGAACTCTggagcagtcaggagggagagcagcttcaacGGCTGAAGGAGGCTGAGATCACCAAGTTTCCTTTGACTCCAGTTTCTATGAAGAGTGAAGACAGTGGACAGAAAgctcagtcctcacagcttcatcaaagacaaactgaacagatggaaacagatggagaggactgtggaggacCAGAACCAGCCAGGAACTCAGATGCAGATGCTCTTTAG
- the LOC125904266 gene encoding zinc finger and SCAN domain-containing protein 22-like isoform X2 yields the protein MSKAQMLRALVKQRLTAAAEEIFGLFERTIAEYEEGLSRSKQENERQRKLLDAVFNPQLQLHRAALPSDVQKVIVGEEEQQKSRSSLDQEDPEPPHIKEEQEELWSSQEGEQLQGLEKADIKFTFTSVPVKSEEDDEEKAQSSQLHKRQTEQMKTGADGEDCGGPEPARNSDPDTYLQPDPEDKTGVSSEPETDDSGDWKETREPQLSLNSLKSDEVTVSGSGHLNRHMRNHTGEKPFSCSVCGNTFTQVSSLRQHMSIHTGEKPFSCSVCNKSFTHRGSLQFHMAVHTGERPFSCSVCDKRFSRKGHLTQHMCIHTGEKRFSCSVCHKRFAWRPQVKTHKCVGHQSSHLQSQTEDNREADPSASGSTGQMETEADLEDCGGAEPSRNSDPDTHLQPVSEDDSLDSSETEVSADDWETRDPLSGFHSLKTDNVPVSDLKM from the exons ATGTCTAAAGCCCAAATGCTGAGAGCGTTGGTGAAGCAGCGACTAACTGCGGCTGCTGAAGAGATATTTGGGCTGTTTGAAAGAACGATAGCAGAGTACGAGGAGGGGCTTTCTAGATCAAAACAGGAGAACGAGCGACAACGGAAACTACTGGACGCTGTTTTCAACCCTCAGCTTCagttacacagagcag ctTTACCTTCAGATGTCCAGAAAGTAATTGTTGGTGAAGAAGAGCAGCAGAAGTCCCGTTCCAgtctggaccaggaggacccagagcccccacacattaaagaggaacaggaggaactctggagcagtcaggagggagagcagcttcaaggcCTAGAGAAGGCTGATATCAAGTTCACATTTACTtctgtccctgtgaagagtgaagaagatgatgaagagaaagctcagtcctcacagcttcataaaagacaaactgaacagatgaaaacaggagctgatggagaggactgtggaggacCAGAACCAGCCAGGAACTCAGATCCAGATACATATTTACAACCAGATCCTGAAGACAAGACTGGAGTCTCTTCCGAACCCGAGACCGATGACAGTGGTGACTGGAAGGAGACCAGAGAACCTCAGTTAAGCTTAAACTCTCTGAAAAGTGATGAGGtcactgtcagtg GAAGTGGACATTTGAACAGACACATGAGGaatcacacaggagagaaaccgttTAGTTGCTCAGTTTGTGGTAATACTTTCACCCAAGTCTCAAGTCTGAGGCAACACATGAGCATCCACACGggagagaaaccattcagcTGCTCAGTGTGTAATAAATCTTTTACACATAGAGGAAgtttacagtttcacatggcAGTCCACACAGGAGAGAGACCATTTAGCTGCTCAGTTTGTGATAAAAGATTTTCACGAAAGGGACATTTGACACAACACATGTGcatccacacaggagagaaacgattcagctgcagtgtttgtcACAAAAGATTTGCCTGGCGTCCACAGGTCAAAACACATAAATGTGTTGGCCACCAGTCCTCACACCTTCAGAGTCAAACTGAGGACAACAGAGAGGCAGACCCTTCAGCCAGTGGCTCTACTGGCCAGATGGAAACAGAAGCTGATTTagaggactgtggaggagcagaaccatccaggaactcagatccagatacacatttacaaccaGTTAGTGAAGATGACTCTCTGGACTCTTCTGAGACTGAAGTCAGTGCTGACGATTGGGAGACCAGAGACCCTCTGTCAGGTTTTCATTCTTTGAAAACTGATAATGTCCCTGTCAGTGATTTGAAAATGTAG
- the LOC125904266 gene encoding zinc finger protein ZFP2-like isoform X1, protein MSKAQMLRALVKQRLTAAAEEIFGLFERTIAEYEEGLSRSKQENERQRKLLDAVFNPQLQLHRAALPSDVQKVIVGEEEQQKSRSSLDQEDPEPPHIKEEQEELWSSQEGEQLQGLEKADIKFTFTSVPVKSEEDDEEKAQSSQLHKRQTEQMKTGADGEDCGGPEPARNSDPDTYLQPDPEDKTGVSSEPETDDSGDWKETREPQLSLNSLKSDEVTVSGLKCNAGEKPFGCSECDKRYGTSEHLKVHMRSHTGEKPFSCTFCKKSFAHSGSLHTHEKIHTGEKPFSCLVCKRSFIQSGSLQTHMKIHTGEKPFCCSVCGKAFTQASSLKQHMSIHTGEKPFSCSVCGKCFIGSGHLNRHMRNHTGEKPFSCSVCGNTFTQVSSLRQHMSIHTGEKPFSCSVCNKSFTHRGSLQFHMAVHTGERPFSCSVCDKRFSRKGHLTQHMCIHTGEKRFSCSVCHKRFAWRPQVKTHKCVGHQSSHLQSQTEDNREADPSASGSTGQMETEADLEDCGGAEPSRNSDPDTHLQPVSEDDSLDSSETEVSADDWETRDPLSGFHSLKTDNVPVSDLKM, encoded by the exons ATGTCTAAAGCCCAAATGCTGAGAGCGTTGGTGAAGCAGCGACTAACTGCGGCTGCTGAAGAGATATTTGGGCTGTTTGAAAGAACGATAGCAGAGTACGAGGAGGGGCTTTCTAGATCAAAACAGGAGAACGAGCGACAACGGAAACTACTGGACGCTGTTTTCAACCCTCAGCTTCagttacacagagcag ctTTACCTTCAGATGTCCAGAAAGTAATTGTTGGTGAAGAAGAGCAGCAGAAGTCCCGTTCCAgtctggaccaggaggacccagagcccccacacattaaagaggaacaggaggaactctggagcagtcaggagggagagcagcttcaaggcCTAGAGAAGGCTGATATCAAGTTCACATTTACTtctgtccctgtgaagagtgaagaagatgatgaagagaaagctcagtcctcacagcttcataaaagacaaactgaacagatgaaaacaggagctgatggagaggactgtggaggacCAGAACCAGCCAGGAACTCAGATCCAGATACATATTTACAACCAGATCCTGAAGACAAGACTGGAGTCTCTTCCGAACCCGAGACCGATGACAGTGGTGACTGGAAGGAGACCAGAGAACCTCAGTTAAGCTTAAACTCTCTGAAAAGTGATGAGGtcactgtcagtggtttgaaatgTAATGCTGGTGAGAAACCATTTGGTTGCTCTGAGTGTGACAAAAGATACGGTACCAGTGAACATCTGAAGgtacacatgagatctcatacaggagagaaacctttTAGCTGCACATTTTGTAAGAAATCCTTTGCTCACAGTGGAAGTTTACACACTCATGAGAAAATCCACACAGGAGAAAAACCTTTTAGTTGCTTGGTCTGTAAGAGATCTTTCATACAGAGTGGGAGTTTACAGACACACATGAAAATCCACACGGGAGAGAAACCTTTCTGCTGCTCAGTTTGTGGGAAAGCTTTCACACAAGCATCAAGTCTGAAACAACACATGAGcatccacacaggagagaaacctttCAGCTGCTCAGTGTGTGGTAAGTGTTTCATAGGAAGTGGACATTTGAACAGACACATGAGGaatcacacaggagagaaaccgttTAGTTGCTCAGTTTGTGGTAATACTTTCACCCAAGTCTCAAGTCTGAGGCAACACATGAGCATCCACACGggagagaaaccattcagcTGCTCAGTGTGTAATAAATCTTTTACACATAGAGGAAgtttacagtttcacatggcAGTCCACACAGGAGAGAGACCATTTAGCTGCTCAGTTTGTGATAAAAGATTTTCACGAAAGGGACATTTGACACAACACATGTGcatccacacaggagagaaacgattcagctgcagtgtttgtcACAAAAGATTTGCCTGGCGTCCACAGGTCAAAACACATAAATGTGTTGGCCACCAGTCCTCACACCTTCAGAGTCAAACTGAGGACAACAGAGAGGCAGACCCTTCAGCCAGTGGCTCTACTGGCCAGATGGAAACAGAAGCTGATTTagaggactgtggaggagcagaaccatccaggaactcagatccagatacacatttacaaccaGTTAGTGAAGATGACTCTCTGGACTCTTCTGAGACTGAAGTCAGTGCTGACGATTGGGAGACCAGAGACCCTCTGTCAGGTTTTCATTCTTTGAAAACTGATAATGTCCCTGTCAGTGATTTGAAAATGTAG